CTTCAAATGACCTTAAAATAAATTATTAGTGTAAAACATAAGCCCTGTTTAACTAACAAATGTCAAGTAGATTCCCCTGCTCTGTGCTGACATTTGTGTGATCAAAACAAAACACAATGGCACAAAAGAATTTAGCACTCGTATCTGGCGCAAACGGACATTTAGGCAATAACCTGGTCAGACTTCTTATCAAAAAAGGTATCCCTGTCAGGGCCACTGTCCGGAATATCAATAATAAAACCCCATTTCATGGCCTCGATTGTGAAGTAATGCAGGCCGACATCACCGACAAAGCCTCTTTTATCAAAGCCCTGCAAGGTGTTGAGACCTTTTATGCTGTAGGTGCCTCCTTCAAACTCTGGGCAAAAGATCCTAAGAAAGAGATCTATGATGTAAATATGGATGGTACCCGCAATACGATCGAAGCGGCGGCAGCGGCAGGTGTAAAAAGGATCGTATATGTCAGCTCAATTGCAGCCCTGAACTATACCCAACTTCCGACTAAAGAAAGTAATGGATACAATCCGGACCGCCGCGACATGTATTACAACTCTAAAAATGACGGGGAATTACTGGCTTTTAAACTGGCAAAAGAATTAGGGCTTGAACTGGTATCTGTGATGCCCGCTGCCATGATCGGAAGTGAGGCCTTCCTGCCACTGAACGTTTCTTATAGCGTGCTGCGACTTATTCTCAATAAACAGATCCCTGTGGATACCCGTATCACTTTAAACTGGGT
This window of the Chitinophaga sancti genome carries:
- a CDS encoding NAD-dependent epimerase/dehydratase family protein, encoding MAQKNLALVSGANGHLGNNLVRLLIKKGIPVRATVRNINNKTPFHGLDCEVMQADITDKASFIKALQGVETFYAVGASFKLWAKDPKKEIYDVNMDGTRNTIEAAAAAGVKRIVYVSSIAALNYTQLPTKESNGYNPDRRDMYYNSKNDGELLAFKLAKELGLELVSVMPAAMIGSEAFLPLNVSYSVLRLILNKQIPVDTRITLNWVDVKDVAEGCYLAAQKGKPGERYILANEQCMTITDTTKLAQELYPALKLKIPGSVPKFMLFAIAGIMELSARMSNKAPVLTRKDIAMFSGLQQNFDISKARRELGFNPTSPKQAVTEALAYLVEHRELL